The Perognathus longimembris pacificus isolate PPM17 chromosome 3, ASM2315922v1, whole genome shotgun sequence nucleotide sequence gctttggctgaattcaaaattttctctttattcctgagacctgaagtcttgaatattatgtgcgttggtgtggcttttctggggtctggtctgccaggtgtcctatagggcttcagttacctggatggggtcccttgtgagattggggaagttttctgcaataacttaaTTGAAAATATGCtaaagccctctgctctggtattcggctccttcttctattccaattatgtgcagattatatctcttgtctttgtccactagctcctggattagtcttccctggagctttactgtttcttggagtagagtaattttctggttcttatcagctgcatcatcatccaagagagagattctggattcaatatggtcaattctttgtgctgtggattcaattgcggagtttatggatgtcagagagctatttatggttaccagatcagctctgatcattgaaatttctttctttaaagagttgtattttaaatctattttttcatgcatatcacttctcaggatgttaaggtcttctttaagaaggtttgcactgtatccatttttgcttctatttctttcttggcttcctggatgtccttcgagacttccactctaaactcctggaattgttttctgatttcatttctgagactttccatcatttctgctaacatggcctcagttgattttttattttccatcttctcttcagtcgtgctgcttttcggagctggcgagttggctttccctttgatgaactgtgttgtatttctttgtgatttgcacatctcgaggtctgtgggtggcttccctggtttggctttgtcctggttcccactggtctgtcagtgggagacttgtgtcctggctctgctctgggtttgagtttggttgtTGAACGTTACTGCCCAACAGTTGAgtgtgaccttctcagttgttgccttcctgcacttgggggtgggtaagttctgtgtctttctctgtgggatagtgtcctgctgctgtgttgtgctgacccttgcgTGCCcctaatgggtgctgggtgctgattcagcgtggtgtggaggcttttcccttctttggttcttttttccccactctgtatcttggtcagaggagctcacctttcAGGCAGTtagtcctcctgtgtggattgctcagTGGTGGGGGGGGACGGTGTTGTTGAGGTGCGGCCCACTCACTtatgcgaaatgcgccaaactgagtgggcaccgccgctggagagctctgccctcctgtgagggtgcacctatcagagcgggcgctgccgcggGGGGTAGGGGGGCCGCCCACCTGTGCGACATGCGCCTACCacagcgggcgctgccgctggggcccctgcccacctgtgcggggtacacctaccagagtgggccccgggttgttgggatgtgcttgtgccctcccgcgagtttgctgtggggggcggtatgtgtggaccCCACTGGGTCAAGTGTCCGGGCACGGGTTAgcgcccacagactgcgcctccgctgcgaggggggcgtgtgatcgggcccacgtgtccctgctgggctggtattgcctaCCAGcatgcctgtgacttttgttgaaagagtctgcaaggcccaggctcctcaggtggggcttccaaggCCTACTGGTCCCcctgcccctgttgggaaggggggcagggccagtgctgccggttcaggctcctctgctgccttggcacttctccgcccctcccctgctagctcctgtgtcttcccagtctgaagggaccttttgtggcctgatttgggggttctttgttccctcggggtggggagggggagggagtgagttctagcttcttcgtagggtttgggtctctgatagcttgTCTCCCATTTGGGGGGGGATattggggaacttactggtcctggattgtgtgtgtgtgtcccacgctgctgtTGGCCTttcaggggtggggtgctgggcagTGGTTCCCCTGTTTGTtattgcttcagttatttttcaggtaggttcTTGTTGCTTCTGTCCAGGGCCAACCTGGGTCAGTGATCTTCCTACCCAAGGCCTCTGACATAGATAGCCAGGGTGACAGGCCAGCCCACACCTGCCTTATAGATTAAAATGAGGTCTCAatgacatttttgcctgggctggccttgagcagcaatcctcctgatctccaccaCCTCCTGGATAGcaggatgctgagattacaggcatgagccaccatgcctggactctttcatttttcccacatAGGGTCTAACTAATGAATGCAGGTTAACCTGGAACTcatgatcatcctgcctcaggTTCCAAAGTGGctggagccaccaatgcctggagaGGTATGTAaattacatattatttatttatttattttgctggtacctgagtttgaacttaggacttggagCTCACTaacctggtgttctaccactcaaaCTGCACCTCTGGCccaacattttgttgttgttgttgttttgctttgtcttgttttattgccagtcctgggctttaactcaggacttaaggcctgttcctgagcttcttttgctaaaagctagcactctatcactttcgGCTATAGatgtatttccagttttttgtgaggtttctgtgtgtgtgtgtgtgtgtgtgtgtgtgtgtgtgtgtgtgtttaattggtgatgagtctcatgaacttttcctgcctgggctgactttgaactatgatcctcaaatctcagcctcctgtgtagctaaggtTACACATATGAACCACCTGCACTTGGTTCTggctacattttttaaatgttgaggTAATGGAAAACCACCAGTTTCTCCCTCTTGGAATTATTATTCCACATTCTCTTCTGCAATACTGGACTGAGAACTCCCCACAAAGAACATAAACAGGCTTGCTTGAAAGTATGTATTCAAGACCTCTAAGTCTCTGGACTTCCTTTGAGAAAATGCTATTAGAGGCCCACAAGGCCTGAGATATAGCTCAGTGTAGCCTCATTGTGGTACAGGAAGGGACACGCCATCAATTTCTTGGTGACTTGAAGGGGGGATGGAAGGGGGAGGTGCACATTCTGTTGAAGGCGACCATGAGCCTGGGGCTCCTCCAAAGAAACTGAGGTTCTGTGCTCAGAAGAAGAGTTGGGCCACAGGGTGGAAGGAAAGATGGGGCAGAAGAGTCTAGAAGTTCTCCCTCTTCCCTGCTGACATTCTGGGGCAGGGAACCAGCATctgcttgctcagcttttttgggGGACCCCCTTGCaatatcccctcccccccccgcattcCTCAACCTAGTAAAGAATCAACACATACCtcatcttcaccattgccatcactgtaatggggtcccccccaagggaggggaccacaatgtaatggatCCAGATGGGTATCCCCCatccttccaagagtccaccaatCAAAGACAGTCTcattaaaaagatggatttattggggaagtaaaaagcagactggctggccagggctgcagctGGGACCACACGCCCTGGGCCATGCTCAGGTCGGgtaataaaggcaaataccacatggtcaagcttgccacacgcagttggccaatgaggttacaacacttacagagcatgccaggtcacatgttaggtggccaatggggttacaatctgcctcatggcaactgtttgaagtaacctatcattttagttagacttggcgcacagatttggcagggctcatATGATGAAGGTAGaaacacctactcatgggagggcacaggtttaaccttgagtgttccactactcaggtggtcaagcagtttacacaatcttatcacagccaaggggaactttcctggatagggtgggggagatcttagtgaagatggagtcagcttctgctctctttaactaatctgacatggagtcaatctgacatccctcaacagccaatgaaggcactggccagatctgacctccatattacaatcaccatcaccacttttgtgtgtatgtgtgccagttgtggggcttaaactcagagcctgggtgctctccttgagtGGGTTTCCTgcaccaattgaaccacagctccactgcaactttttggtgattcactagaaataagagtctcacagactttcctggcccaggctggctttgaactatggtcctcagatctcagccccctgagtagctgggatctcaGCACCTGGCTCCTCGCCCTCACCCTTATAATTGTTAGGTTTAATTAGGTAACTGATGAAGAGAACACTATGTGGTGTTCAGGCAGGAGGGGAATGTCCAAGTCGGAGATTGCATGGGCCCAAAAAGAGTTCATCacggggagagcaaactgccagcccacctgTAGAGactgaggggaaggaagaaaataaaaatagagaaagaccTAGAAGGCTCATGTTGAGCTTGATCATATAGGGACAGGTGGGAAGCTGGACCACAGCAGACacggaagtgacctcagagtcccAGGAACCTCTCTCTGTCTGAGGGAGGCATAACCAGGGCAGTTCAGGAAATGACTTCaccagatgaggaagtgacctcagaattGGGGGGAGGGCAGCCTTGGCTGACTCACAGTCAAGTGATTGACAGTCTGGTTATTAGGGTTTCAGGCaggtgaagaggaaggagggtggggcTGTTCTCCTGGGCAAACCACATGATaattaccatcaccaccaccatcatcatcattttatttcCAGCCTCCAAGCTCGCCCCCATCCCTGCACCCCTTCTTCCCTCGAAAGACCTTAAGGTTTGTGCCCCAGGCGGCAGCAGCGCGCACCAGTCCAGTCCATGCCCGCACACTGACAGTGGCACGTGTTCCCAGCGCGCACATCCCACGAGCCGCAGGCTGAGCCACACGTGCATGCCGTGACAGTGTGACCTGCAGGGGTGAAAGGAGAGGGGGAGCTTGGACCACCAAAGTGGGACTCCAAACAGGGGTGCAGAAGGGATCAAGGTGGCTGGAGGCTCCAACCCAAGAATGAGAGCAGGATGCCACTGGGGGCGGGGATAGGCATTTCTGAACCCCAGTATCCTGAGGAAATGGATTCTAGGAACTGGGGAGTTGCTCCAGCAGGGAGGAAACTGGAGCTTCAGAGTCAGGGAGTGGGAGGAAGACAccggattttgtttttttttttttttttttttgccgattcctggggcttgaactctgggcttgggcactgtcgctaagcctctttgtgctcaaggttagcaccctaccattgagccacaaggccactcccAGAATGCtttgttctgagtagtttattagagataagagtctcaaagactatCCTGACCAGcctatctttgaaccatgatcctcagatctcagcctcttgaatagctaggattacaggcgtgagcaccagtgCAGGGCTCTGTACCCGACAGACTTTTGTACTCACCTTCAGGACAGGAAGCCAGGTCCCCCCTGGATGTGATGGTCTTGCAATCCAGTTCAACACCCTCGAGCGCCTCTAAAACTGCAAGGGGGACAATGGGAAAGGTTTTTAGACCAGCTGTCCGGCCTCAGTCCTCATACTAGGAGTTCCTCTAAATTTGATCAAAAAGTTCCCCAGCGCTAGGATGGCAACACTTGCCTGGAATCACAGCCCTGGGGAGACGGAGACAGGAGGATTGAAAATTCAAGACTGGCCTGAACTATTGAATGAGATCTTGCCAcacagccaggtgcccatggctcacgcttgtaatcctagctgctcaggaggctgagatctgaggagatcaaggcagcctgggcaggaaaatctgtgagactctttatttctcactaactgttgtgccaagtcgtgagaccaccaccaagaagaccaccgacactcagacattccgaaatgcaaaagcaaggcaaggctttatttaagcgagctgcaactcgggcctcgtcctacccaccaacacagcggaggttaggaggcagcctcgagctgtgattacacagggcttataaaggcaaagaacaaggttacaagaatcaggtgttcaagcaagcaagattaggacacaggtacaaatctgattggctcagggttcgattctaaaatggggttcacgtggtaaaatggggttcacgtggtaaaatggggcctgacttcaaagtctggcacttcactaaccagcaaaaggctgccagtaaagctgtggctcaagtggtatagcaccagcctagaatgaaaaaactcagggacagcaccaggccatgGGTTCCATTTTGTCTGAAATTGGATATTTCTGAGTAAGACAAAGTTTGGGGTGAGCGTGGGAGCTGGGGTTGAGtttggagctgtggtgcaaggcAGGGCTAGGCATGGTTGGGAGCTGGCCATGGGCAGAAGTTGTGGCCGTGGTGGCTTTGCAGTTGATATTTGCTTAGagttggggctgggctgggtcaCATCTGTGTCTGAGACCACAGGCCTCTAATTCtctggatgggggggaggggacagggggtCCTCACTTAGAGACGTGACTTCATTCTTCATCTTCTGATTGATGGCTTCTTCCACTGGGCACAGAGAGTTGCTGAACACCAACAGACCcaggacagagagaaggaagaggaggagagacagagccTTCATCCTGTTGCTGTAGGAAGGAACCAAGAGACCCAGGTCCTTACAAGCATGGGAGGATTTTTGCTTGCTGCACCAGAACTCCGGGACCTGCAATCCTGGGTCTCCTGTGGAAAAGGCAGACAGAAGCCCAGGTGGGTCCCTGGCCCCTTAAAATGGGACCATAAAGGGCAGATCACTTACCCAGTTGGACTCAGAAGGACACAAATCAAACCTCGGACTCCAATTCATGTGCCCCACTGTGTCTTTGAGGCCCCAGGGTGGGGACCTTCCTGTCTTGGCTAATAAGTCCCTTGGCCCTCTCACCCTACCTTCCTTCCCACTTCTGAGGCCAATAGGAAGTCCAGGGCGGAGATTGGAGAGGCCCTAGAAGGGCCACATTGCCATCTCCCTGCCACAGACTCCTCTTCCAGGGGTGTCCCCATGTCCACCTGGGCGTAAGCTCAGGCACAGGGGTAATTTTGGTTAGTGGCTTCTGAGTGGTAGAGAACAGGAATTTGTTTGCAGAGGTGGgggaaccccccccacacacacacactgaaacagCTGGTACTCTGTGAGTCTTGTCCATCGTGTTTAGGATGGAGCAGCAGGGACCCagtggtcacacctataatcctagccactaaggaggctgagttgtgaagatcaaagttcaaagccagcctggacaggaaagtccatgagactccagtgaaccagcaaaaagtaggaagtggagttgtggctcaattggtagagcatctgTCTTAGAAAAtcttaggacagtgcccaggacctgagttcaagccccaagactggcaccagatgggtagagagacagacagacagacagaggtagatttaaagaaatagacaaaaagatggagacagagaccCAGAGAAAAGAGATAGAGAAGATAGGATTCTTTTCTGTTCaaagatttctttcctttgtgaatAGAAGTGTTATCAGTTCATTTCTTCCAATTGTTAGTGTATATGTGTCTGTCCTTAAAGCCTCATTTGAACACAGAGGAAATGCAGTGGCCATCTTCCCAAGAACTTCAGACTTCTGATTGGCTGCCTTGCCAGAAGATGACTCATTGCCTTGGTAACCAGGCTGTGGTGATGGGCAGCTCTAGGAAATCAGAAAGAGTGATGGGCACTTGTGTCTCCATTGAGAATGatcagaaataaatgtaaaagccCTGGGCATTGCTAGATTTCCTTAGCAAGGACCTGGGGAGCCTCCTCTGTCCCTTAGGCAAATAAAAAAGATCTGATTTTCCCTGGAAGAAGTCAGAGCAGTGGCAGGAGCTGTAGGAGGACCAGGGCAGGGCCAAAGAGGCCCTAGGCAAGACCTAGGGACGGGGGTCAGTGAAATCCTGGAGAACTGGTGACAAATATCCTAATATTTTCCTTCTGCAAACCCAGTCCACTCTCCCAATGACCCTTCTAGGGTGGTCTGACCGTTCCTTCACGGCCTGCAAGTTGGGAAATGACTGTCTGATTGTTGGGGAAAGTTTAACCCAGTGATGTTGGACTTATGACCCTATTTAATCACTGCAAATAGCCAGTGAGTTAGCTGTAATAATTATCTCCACTTCCACAGAGGACAATTAATTTGTCCTGGGTCACTCAGCCAGTGTAGAGAGAAGTTAGATTTGAACCCATGTCTAAGTCTAGCACCAAGACAGTCCTGTTTCATTCATTATAAGGTGTgttggagaagggagggaggggtgttaAAGGACATTTCTTGGGTGGCCACAGCTGTGTGCCAGACTTTGATGGCTCATGGGTAGCAAtttaagctactcaagaggctaaaatctgaggatccaggtttaaagccagccagggtaggaaaagtctatgagactcttatgcccagtcatcaaaaaatcatccaaaaacaacaaaaatctccaaATGGAACAAAAAGCTCCACAGCAGCACTGACACCCTGAGTTTACCTTccatccaaaagaaaaaaggaacaaaaaaaaaaagaaaaaagaaatctacaaCAGAAAAGTGCtcttgggatgggaatgtggcttagcagtagagtgcttgcctagcatgcaggaagccctggtttcgattcctcagcaccacatacacagaaaaagccagaagtggcattgtggctcaagtggtagagggctggccttgagcaaaaatgccaagaacagtgatcaggccctgagttcaaggcccaggactggcaaaaataaaaaataaacacagttcatatactctttctctgtctctcaaaataaaaagttctctTGCCATTCTAGGCCACTGGAGCAACCCTTCTGCTCCCCAGATGAGGAAGTTTGTGGCTTGTATCATCTGGTCACAGTTTCCTGGACTGAAGGAAACTCCCCACTTCCCCCACCTCTATCATACACAACAGCACAAATCCACCAGGCTCCGATTCTGTGCAATTTGTGAGACAAAATAACTGCCTGTGTTTTGGCTTgaagtcttttgttttccttgtgtggtgccaggattttttttccaatcctggggcttgaactctgggcctggacactgtccctgagcttcttttgctcaagcctaggagtctcccacttaagccacagcgccacttcccattttttctgtatctgtggtacTTGAggggtcaaacccagggcttcatgcatgcaaggcaagcactctaccactaggccatattcccagccctggtaatgggattttaactcaagacctaatgctttctaggcaggttcCTTATTGTTAAGTCCAACATGGGACAGTGGTTGTAAGGGGTAATTCAAAGCAACATTCAAAAACTCAcaggccagccaggcactggtggctcacatctataatcctagctaccgagatatgaggatgatggttcaatatggaaatgtggctcaagtggtaagagtgctagtcttacgCAAAACAGCCCAAGACcagagcccaggttctgagttcaagccctaggactagcaaacagaaaaaagaactatTACATCATCTTGCTATGTCCAAGAGAGAAAGTCAGTTTACtttaaagacacctgcacaccaCACACTTATGTcagcactattcacaagagcTAAATAACTTACGGAATTAAACTAGGGGCCCATCAGCccatgagtggataaagaaaatgtggtttatctATAGAGTGCAATATGACTTGGCCATAAAGAAGAATAGGGTCAGGTCAGTAGCTGGAAAAGTAATACAACTGGAGCTCATCATGGTAAATGAAAtaagacagatacacagacaggCATAGCAtgtgtttctctcatttgtggaatcAAGGGAGGGGGaataaaatgtcataaaataaaaacaggacaactagggaaggggaacagaaggaagagagg carries:
- the LOC125347944 gene encoding resistin-like; translation: MKALSLLLFLLSVLGLLVFSNSLCPVEEAINQKMKNEVTSLILEALEGVELDCKTITSRGDLASCPEGHTVTACTCGSACGSWDVRAGNTCHCQCAGMDWTGARCCRLGHKP